Proteins encoded in a region of the Paucibacter sediminis genome:
- a CDS encoding CysB family HTH-type transcriptional regulator, with product MNFQQLRIIREAVQQNFNLTEVAAALFTSQSGVSKHIKDLEDELGVELFVRRGKRLLGLTAPGKELAIIVERMLLDAKNIKRLADQFADAEAGQLTVATTHTQARYALPQVVARFKAAFPKVHLVLLQANPAEIVSLLQSGEADIGIATEALDQDPGFVTFPFYGWHHSVVLPEGHALTQAPLTLEALAEQPLITYHEGYTGRARIDAAFAKAGLAPDIVMSALDADVIKTYVQVGLGVGIIASMAFEPQRDQGLTLLDASQLFPANTTRLALKRGHYLRGYAYRFLQECVAELNEETVRAALEA from the coding sequence ATGAACTTCCAGCAACTGCGCATCATCCGCGAGGCGGTCCAGCAGAACTTCAACCTCACCGAGGTGGCGGCGGCGCTGTTCACCTCGCAGAGCGGGGTCAGCAAGCACATCAAGGACCTGGAGGACGAGCTCGGCGTGGAGCTGTTCGTGCGCCGCGGCAAGCGCCTGCTGGGGCTCACCGCGCCGGGCAAGGAGCTCGCCATCATCGTCGAGCGCATGCTGCTGGACGCCAAGAACATCAAGCGCCTGGCCGACCAGTTCGCCGATGCCGAGGCCGGCCAGCTCACCGTGGCCACCACCCACACCCAGGCGCGCTACGCCCTGCCCCAGGTGGTGGCGCGCTTCAAGGCCGCCTTTCCCAAGGTGCACCTGGTGCTGCTGCAGGCCAACCCGGCCGAGATCGTCTCGCTGCTGCAATCCGGCGAGGCCGATATCGGCATCGCCACCGAGGCGCTCGACCAGGACCCCGGCTTCGTCACCTTCCCCTTCTACGGCTGGCACCACAGCGTGGTGCTGCCCGAGGGTCATGCCTTGACCCAGGCGCCGCTGACGCTGGAGGCCCTGGCCGAGCAGCCACTCATCACCTACCACGAGGGTTACACGGGCCGCGCGCGCATCGATGCCGCCTTTGCCAAGGCCGGCCTGGCGCCCGACATCGTGATGTCGGCGCTGGATGCCGACGTCATCAAGACCTATGTGCAGGTGGGCCTGGGCGTGGGCATCATCGCCAGCATGGCCTTCGAGCCGCAGCGCGACCAGGGCCTCACCCTGCTCGATGCCTCGCAGCTCTTCCCCGCCAACACCACCCGCCTGGCGCTCAAGCGCGGCCATTACCTGCGCGGCTATGCCTACCGCTTTTTGCAGGAATGCGTGGCCGAGCTGAACGAGGAGACGGTGCGCGCCGCGCTGGAGGCCTGA